From Brassica oleracea var. oleracea cultivar TO1000 unplaced genomic scaffold, BOL UnpScaffold01738, whole genome shotgun sequence:
TCAGATTTTACCAATGTTAGTTTAAGTGTTCAACTTAacatcttcaaaaaaaatttacctagCCTTTGCGCCTCCTCGTCTCCTCATGGTTAGAAACTTGCAACCTTGttatatgatgatgatgcatcGAGCTCACTTCTAATGGCTTTAGATTGTAAAGAGATGCTTGGAGACTCGCTGATTTTAATGGGAGATATTGGAGCGAATGACTACGTTTACATGTTTTTCCAAGGCAAAAGTATCAATGAAGTTGAAGAGCTAGTTCCTCTAGTCATCAAAGCTATCTCTTCGGCGATTGTGGTAATATCTGTTAACAGCTCCCAACACACGAGAATTAAAcgttagttttataatattaagcAACAAATCTACAGGATTTGATCAATTTGGGAGGCAAAACATTTTTGGTGCCCGGAAGCTTTCCATATGGATGTTTCCCCGCGTATCTTACTCTATTTCAGAccgcaaaagaagaagaatacgaTCCTTTTACAGGTTGCCTCTCATGGCTCAATGCGTTCGGAAAGAACCATGATGAACAGCTCAAGACAGAACTCAGACGACTCCGGAAACTCTACCCTCATGTCAACATCATTTATGCTGACTACTACAACTCTATGTACCGGTTTTTCCAAGAACCTGCCAAATACGGTACGTGGGACtttagagcacctccaatgggGATTCTACCCATTGAAGGTGCTCTTATTACTCTCTGTCCTTGACCCTCACGGTTTGATACTTTAATTGATGTTCTTATGCATGGAtgttttttttagggtttaaggagaGACCTTTGGGTGCTTGTTGTGGAGTAGGAGGTCAGTACAACTTCACTATTGGTGAAGAGTGTGGATACCAAGGAGTTGGGTATTGTAAAAATCCATCTGAGTA
This genomic window contains:
- the LOC106321476 gene encoding sinapine esterase-like, with translation MEKGIESDFTNVSLSVQLNIFKKNLPSLCASSSPHDCKEMLGDSLILMGDIGANDYVYMFFQGKSINEVEELVPLVIKAISSAIVDLINLGGKTFLVPGSFPYGCFPAYLTLFQTAKEEEYDPFTGCLSWLNAFGKNHDEQLKTELRRLRKLYPHVNIIYADYYNSMYRFFQEPAKYGFKERPLGACCGVGGQYNFTIGEECGYQGVGYCKNPSEYVNWDGYHLTEATHQKMVHGLLKGPYATPAFD